In Monodelphis domestica isolate mMonDom1 chromosome 1, mMonDom1.pri, whole genome shotgun sequence, the sequence agaggaggggagggatagtgggagggaggaagggagtgagtgagagagagagagagagagagagagagagagagagagagagagagagagagagagagagagagagagattggagtCATTCAGTGGTGTAGGGGATGCAGCAAGGCTTGCTCATCGGATGCCTGTAGCTAGGGAGTAGTGTGTCATGTTACAGAGGCGCCCGAGCCGGGCCCGGCACACCTCCGAGGAGGGGGCGGCGGTAGCAGACACCTCTCTCTAATGGGGACTCTTCTGGCCGATCCCTCCCTTGCTTCACCGCGGAACCGAAACTGACAAACCCCGGGGGGACCCACCCCAgccagagaaaggaggaggaggaggaggaggaggacgccgaggaggaggaggaggaggaggaggaagagcaagAGAGGGAGGACACCAGCTCGGTAGCTCTCTTGCTTGCTCCCCGCACAAGCCCCGGGACGGGCACGGACGTTCATTGGAGTGCGCAGAGCCTCGGCCCCACCACCCCACCGCCCTTGGACGGACTCCTGCGCGCCGCGCGCGGCCCGCCCGGCTCTCCAAGTTTGCGCCCAGGCGCTCACCAGCACCGTGCCCGTCACCCTTGTCCTCCGCGCTGCTGGTTGGCTGCCCCCTTGAGTGCCCCCGCGCTGGAGGCAGACGGCGAGCCGGCCCGCGCCGCGCTTTACTTTTTCCTGGGCTCTCGGGCGACCGGACCGCGGAGGACGGGCATGGTCGAGGACAAGACTCGCCAAGGGGCCAGCGACGCGGCGGCGACGGCGGCCCGGGCGGAGCCGTGCCCCCGGCCCCCGCTGCCCCGGAGCTGCGTGCTGCTGGGCGGCGTGTCCCTCTTCTCGCTGGCGCTCAGCCTCCTGGTGCACTTTCGGAGCGCGGAGCTGCAGTCCCGCCTGGGCCGGCTGGAAGCCGAGCAGCGGCGCCCGCCCCCGCAGCAGCCCCCGCAGCCCCCCGCCTGGCTGGCCGCGCACCAAATGGAAGAGGCTATTTTGGGAAGAGTCAACCAGCTGCTGGAGGAGGTCGGTCCTCTTTGTTGTgggccctgccctgccctgctctgcccctgcccctgcccctacCGCTAGCCTGcccttctctcctcatctctcctctcttACCTAGTCTTGCCTTTACTTCTCTAAGTATTCCTTTTTCTACACTCTTCTCTTCTCTCgccccttcttttttccttccttctgcctcttgtttttctccctttcactctctcctcttacttctctctcctctctccccttctatctcctcctcccatctcttctctctccgTTTTTCTCGTCCCTTCTATTTTCCCATCTGCCTCTACATTACAGGcttgccttctcttctttcttctattttttcctctccacTATCTTTCCTTAagtgttttctcttctcttctcttctcttctcttctcttctcttctcttctcttctcttctcttctcttctcttctcttctcttctcttctcttctcttctcttctcttctcttctcttctcttctcttctcttctcttctctcctctccgcccccctccccatttctctctctctctcatctttgtcCCACTTCTCTCTGATCCTCTGGGTCCTCTGTCACCCTCCTCAGCTCGTCCGGTTCCGCACTTGCCCCTTCTGTTTTTAAGTGTTTAACTTAACCTCATAATATCTCTGATCTCCTGGGGGCTGGACTCTGCGCCCAGGGCGCCTCTTGGGTTCCCACGGGCTGTTCACTTTGGGGAAGAGGGTTGAAGATGGGGTGGGTGACTTTAAGGAAATTGGCGGGAGAGATGAGTTTCTGGCAGAGAGATGGGGACCTGAAATCCACTGGACGAACTCGTGCTGTTGTGAGCCGGTGCTCTAGTGCTATCTATGTATCTAGGGATAGGGTTTGAATGGGCCAGGGTAACTGTGAGCATAGGCTGCGCTCCCCGTGACTGACCACGGTAGCTAAGCCTTAACCCTATCCCGCACAGAACAGCCTCTCACCTGCCTTCACCTACCCCCGTCCTATAGGTGCAGGCCGGAGTAGCACAACAACGTAGGCCTTGGTCTTCTGGGGTTTCGTTCCTTTATTTCTCCTACCCGCCCCCCAGCCTGAGCCGAGAGGTTTCTTTTGTGCCCTGGCCTGAAAAAATGGTGGTTTCAAGACTTCCCTCCATCGCCACTCTAGCTAGGAACTGGACTCCAGCCCAACTCCGAGGTCCGATCCCTGTCCGAGGCCCCCACCCTCTCCCCTGGCGGGTGGGAAGAATGCCCCGGTGTCCAGAGACGAAATCGTCCCCTGGGGGCATCTTTCCCTTCAGCAAGTTCCGCCCACCCCCATTTCCCAACTGCCCAGCTTTTATTGCCTTGTCCTTgtcagagaagagggagaagggggagtgAGTCACTCCCTTAGAGTCTCCAGAGGCAAACCCACGGATGTCCTCCAGCTTTGAGAGatttccctcccatccttctcGAGGTCCTTCTGGCTTCTGGTCCAGCGCGGCGCATTAAATCCAAACCTTtactgagcacctactgtgtgccttgCGCACGCTGCAGAGGGTGGGAGAGAAGACCTCCGGCGCCTCCTTCCCGGAGCCTCCTTCCCGGAGCCAACAGAACGCTTGTTAATGAGTTCTAAGGACCAGCTCTAGCTATAGGTCTGAGATTCTAGCTGTTTCTCTACCACTCCACTGGCATGAAGCCGGGCAGTTCTCAGCCCTTCCTGCTTGGTCTCTTTGCCTACCTCCCATCCATCTTTCTTACAGTTGCCAAACTTTGCAGAGTGGCCACATCCCTCCCCACCGAAAGTACAAAACCCAGACTACTGAGTCTagtacattcattcatttttgtaacaccTTTAAAAACCCACCTTTCTCACCGTTCGGAgtttgggtttgaattccagcCAGGCCACTTCCGTCccctccctaagcctcagtttcttcctctttaaaatgagagggttgaactacATGACTTCCAACATCCCTTGGAGCTCTGAATCTCAGAACCTATGAATAGCCCCAGTTGATAGGTGATGCCAGCATTATCTTCAATTAAaggtggggaaattgaggcagaggttaagtgagttgaccaggacataggatcataggatcatagcctTGGACTTATatctggaagggaactcagaggccatccagtccaggtcctgcattttacagatgaggaaactgaggcccagagagcctaaGTAACTTGTCCATCCAGCTCTCCCATCtaacattttatttgaaatatttagagATCTTTCCTTGATCTTAAAACCTACTTCTATCAGATTCTACCTTGGATCACGTTCGTTTGTGTCCATGTCCCATTCCcttattagactataagctttTTGCGGGCTGgtactgtaattttttttttaatcctctagCCTAGTGAAGCAGACCTTTAATAAAAGAGCATTGCATTGAATTGAAAGTTATTTAACTCCAAACAAATGCCAGAGGAGAAAGGAAATCTTGTGATGTGGGGGTGTTAATGGCTTAGTGAAGGTGAGATTTAAACTGGGGCTTAAAGAACAGAAGGGATTCAGACAGGAtttagaagagaaaggagggggtagctgggttgctgggtagcacagtggattgagagccaggcctagtgatgggaggtcctaggttcaaatttggccttagacacttcctagctgtatgaccctggacaagtcatttaacctccattgcctagcccttaccattcttctaccttggaaccaatacgcagtattgattctaagatggaaggtaagggtctattaggaaaaaaaaggaacatcAACAATTACCTAgttcaatccttttattttataaatgaggaaactgaagcccagagacagAGTTGCCCAGTCTCATTTAGTGACACAGCTAGGGCTCAAACCTcagtcttttgattccaaatccatctcTCCTTCCATTTATTGTACTGCCTCAGGGAAGAGAGCGTCATTACAGGCAGATCAGGCAAGGAAGGACCTCCCAGGTCTGAGGGCTGCAGGAGTCCTCCATGCCTCTGCCTGGTTTGAATCGACTTTCCTCAGCCTAGGTCACTAGGAGAAGAGATTCCCGCAGctcagagaaggatgagggagtTATGTTGGactgagaaagggaggaaggccAGACGCTCTGGTGGGATTGCACTAGCAATGACCTCAGGAGCCCTCCATGTTCTATTGAATGGTGCCCTGGAAAGCATGCAGTCCTTGGGGTTCCAGGATCCAGCCTGTGCTCCAGCAtatacaagctgtgtgaccctgagcaagtcactgccttggtttcttcatttcaACCTTTAATTCTCACTTGGTCTGCACCTTTCTGATACACTTCTCCTTGCAATAGAATAGTAGAGTGCAGTAGGAAGAGAGCTAGGCTTGGAatcaaatcaggaagacatggggTCAAAtactacctcagacacttattagctgtgtgatcacgagcaaatcacctaatcctcacttgcttcagtttcctcttggTAAAATGGGATGTGGCTCGAGATTcgattttaaaattgtttttacttatttcattaattatttctcaattacacatgacaaattttaaaataatttaaaaaggtttagatccaaattgtctccctccttctcaccctactcctctccttgagaaggcaaacaatttgatatcaattatagATGTAAGATCATTTGCCACATTTGCCACattgctaaaaaaaaacaaaacaaacaacaaaaataatgaaagtttaaaaaaacatacttcaatctgcattctggGTTCTCTAATTCTCTGGActctctggagtcaggaagactcatcttgagttcaaatccagcctcagatgcatactagtcatgtgaccctggacaagtcaagttagacctgtttgcctcagtttcctcatctgtaaaataagccagagaaggaaatgacaagccacctaagtatttttgccaagaaaaccccacacaCGAGTTTGACATGGTTGAACAATGACAAACGCTGTTTTGGAAGATGGTTTGGTTAAGGAAGGGAAACcagttagaaggctattgcagtggttgaggcaagaggtgatgagggctggAATTGGGATGGTGGCTTGCACAAGTGGAGAGAAGGGGTGAATGGGAATGAGATAAGAAGAGgatttagatagatagagagcTGTTTAAGAGGCCCAAACCAGATATGATCACTGACTGGATCTGTGGGGTAAAGAAAAGAGAGCCAGGAGTCAAAGCTGGCTGGACGAGTGAAAGGATGATCCCAGCCTCTAGGCCACTGAGATGAATTGAATATAGTGTACACAATCATCTTTGCTCTCTTCTTATCTCCCAGCTAGACCATAAGCCCCAGGAGGGCCGGGATGACATTTTACTTAAACCACGTCTTTCCTAGTACCAAGGTCTGTGCAATGAATTCAGCAAattcttcataaatgtttgtagaaTGAAGGAATTCCCATATTAGGGGCTCAAAAAATTCTCAACTCTGTGTTCTAAGTCTTGCAGAGGACTCTACCCAAGTCCTCCAAGGAAGGCGACCTATCTTGTAGCTGATACATCTCGGTCAGAAATTCAttggaggggtggggtgggagaagatCCCGAAGACTATAACTTGGGAAGAGCTGGGGGGAGACCTTCAAGAAATGAAGGGACACTCCCAGAAGGGTCATGGGGTGATCTCTTAATGGAGCAGCCATGAAGGGAAGCCCAGAGCCTGATTCACAAGTTTAAGGGGGCAGAATTGTGTTTTGCCCCTTCAAACTTTTTGTGTCCAATCACTCCCAACCTCTTAAAGTGCCATTGAGGAACAATACCCAAACCTGACCACCTGAGCTGAGTTCCCTCCTTGGAAACCTGCCTGCCTTTTCCTTCCCTACCATTAGCATGGAAAAACAATCCCTTAGGAGTCAATGCTTAGGTTTCAGTTCTGCTGATGACATGATctctgtgatcttaggcaagtcactaattctcgttggatctcagtttcccagGACTGACTTGATGGCTTCTAAAGACTTTTCCAGCTCTAGTCTCTGATCCTGATGATTCTATGATATGGGGTATAGCTATAATATGATGTGATATTATATACATCTAATATGACAGAAGATTTAGTGCTAAAAGAGACTTTTGAGATCATCCATTCTAATCCTTCATTTGATAGGTGAAGAAAAGAAGGTTCAGAAAATTTATATATCTCCTCTAAGGTTACAGAATAAGAAGCATAGCTAAAGTGTGAACACAGATCTCCAATCTCCATCCATCCAACTGTaattgttccacttccccaataAATCAATATGTCACCTTCCCATCATTACACATCTTCACTTTCAAAAAGCTTGTTTGAACTTTAGGCAAGCCACttctctcagggcctcagtttccccatctgtaaaacaaagactttggactagatgatatctaagggACTTTCCACTTTTGAGAGTTCATGACAGGCtgatgggaaaagagaaggaaaagaagggagaagaagagaagacaagGGGAGGAGAAgcaagaaaggggaaggggaggaagtgccagggaaaatgaaagagaaatagggtggaaggcagagaaatagagaggggggaaaagaaaagaaatagagagtaggagagaaggaaggggagaaagagagaagagaatggaagggagagaaggcggtgggagagagagagtgggtaggagggaaagaaggggaaaggaaaag encodes:
- the LOC130453982 gene encoding collagen alpha-1(XIII) chain-like: MVEDKTRQGASDAAATAARAEPCPRPPLPRSCVLLGGVSLFSLALSLLVHFRSAELQSRLGRLEAEQRRPPPQQPPQPPAWLAAHQMEEAILGRVNQLLEEKLKLHLTRRREPRDTSLRCNCPPGKEQPGQEGREGGTRGHTPTQPSLCPPSPVFVCVCVCVGVASKNVIIPLEFGGRFWL